A genome region from Segatella copri includes the following:
- a CDS encoding OmpA family protein, producing the protein MKKTNFAVAGLSLCLLFSSCGTNQKTGTAVGAGSGAALGALVGGLLNNSHRGTGALVGAAIGAAVGGGAGNLIGKHMDKVKAEAERVKNAQVETVTDANGLSAVKVTFASGILFPTNGSTLSSSAKTDLAQFAGVLKNNTDCEVSIQGYTDATGNDGINLPLSQKRAEAVYNYLASCGVTSRQVKNVQGFGSANPVVNTTAACAQNRRVEVYMYASQAMVNAANNGTLK; encoded by the coding sequence ATGAAAAAGACTAATTTTGCAGTTGCAGGCCTCTCTTTGTGCTTGCTTTTCTCAAGTTGTGGAACCAATCAGAAGACAGGTACAGCAGTAGGTGCCGGTTCTGGTGCAGCTCTGGGTGCTCTCGTTGGTGGTTTGCTCAATAATAGCCATCGTGGTACTGGTGCTCTCGTTGGTGCAGCTATTGGTGCAGCTGTTGGTGGCGGTGCTGGTAACCTCATCGGAAAGCACATGGATAAGGTAAAGGCTGAGGCTGAACGGGTGAAGAATGCACAGGTTGAGACTGTAACAGATGCCAATGGCTTGTCTGCCGTTAAGGTAACATTTGCTTCTGGTATCCTCTTCCCAACTAACGGTTCTACTCTCAGCAGCAGCGCAAAGACTGATTTGGCTCAGTTTGCCGGTGTATTGAAGAACAATACCGACTGCGAGGTTTCTATCCAGGGTTATACCGATGCTACAGGTAATGATGGTATCAACTTGCCATTGAGCCAGAAGCGTGCTGAGGCAGTTTACAACTATCTCGCTTCTTGCGGTGTTACCAGCCGTCAGGTAAAGAATGTTCAGGGTTTTGGTTCTGCTAACCCTGTTGTTAATACTACTGCTGCTTGCGCCCAGAACCGTCGTGTAGAGGTTTACATGTATGCTAGCCAGGCTATGGTTAACGCAGCCAACAACGGTACATTGAAGTAA
- the proS gene encoding proline--tRNA ligase has protein sequence MAKELKNLTKRADNYSQWYNDLVVKADLAELSPVRGCMIIKPYGYAIWEKMQQQLDKMFKQTGVQNAYFPLLIPKSFFSREAEHVAGFAKECAVVTHYRLRSTEDGKEVEVDPNAKLDEELIIRPTSETIIWNTYKNWIHSWRDLPILCNQWCNVMRWEMRTRPFLRTSEFLWQEGHTAHATKEEAEAKAQEMLKVYAEFAENYMGVPVLQGVKSETERFAGALNTYTIEAMMQDGKALQSGTSHFLGQNFAKSFDVTYLNKENKPEYVWATSWGVSTRLMGALIMVHSDDNGLVLPPKLAPIQVVIVPINKGDEQLAQITAKLQPVIDQLRELGITVKYDDNPAKRPGFKFADYELKGVPVRLAMGGRDLENNTIEIMRRDTLEKENVSFDGIVERVKNMLEDIQKNIFEKARAYRDAHVYECDNYEEFKKRVKDGGFFLCHWDGTAETEAKIKEETQATIRCVPFAYEQTPGVDMVSGKPAVARVIIARSY, from the coding sequence ATGGCTAAAGAACTCAAGAATTTAACCAAGCGCGCTGACAACTACAGTCAGTGGTACAATGATTTGGTAGTAAAGGCTGATCTCGCTGAGTTGTCACCAGTTCGTGGTTGTATGATTATCAAACCATACGGTTACGCTATCTGGGAGAAGATGCAGCAACAGCTCGACAAGATGTTTAAGCAGACAGGTGTACAGAACGCATACTTCCCTCTCCTCATCCCGAAGAGTTTCTTCTCTCGTGAGGCTGAGCACGTGGCAGGTTTCGCCAAGGAGTGTGCCGTAGTTACCCACTACCGCCTCCGTTCTACAGAGGATGGCAAAGAGGTTGAGGTTGATCCTAACGCAAAGCTCGATGAGGAGCTCATCATCCGTCCTACTTCTGAGACCATCATCTGGAACACCTATAAGAACTGGATCCATTCATGGCGTGATCTCCCTATCCTCTGCAACCAGTGGTGTAACGTAATGCGTTGGGAGATGCGTACCCGTCCGTTCCTCCGTACTTCTGAGTTCCTCTGGCAGGAGGGTCATACCGCTCATGCCACTAAGGAAGAGGCTGAGGCAAAGGCTCAGGAGATGCTCAAGGTTTACGCTGAGTTTGCTGAAAACTACATGGGTGTTCCTGTATTGCAGGGTGTGAAGAGTGAGACTGAACGTTTCGCAGGTGCTCTCAACACCTATACCATCGAGGCAATGATGCAGGATGGCAAGGCTCTCCAGAGTGGTACTTCTCACTTCCTGGGTCAGAACTTCGCCAAGAGTTTCGATGTTACCTACTTGAACAAGGAGAACAAGCCTGAGTACGTATGGGCTACTTCATGGGGTGTTTCTACCCGACTGATGGGTGCCCTCATCATGGTTCACAGCGATGATAACGGTCTCGTATTGCCTCCAAAGCTGGCTCCTATCCAGGTGGTTATCGTTCCTATCAACAAGGGCGACGAGCAGTTGGCTCAGATTACTGCTAAGTTGCAGCCTGTCATCGACCAGCTCCGCGAGTTGGGCATCACCGTGAAGTATGATGACAACCCTGCCAAGCGTCCTGGCTTTAAGTTCGCTGACTATGAGTTGAAGGGTGTTCCTGTTCGTCTGGCTATGGGTGGCCGTGACTTGGAGAACAACACCATCGAGATTATGCGCCGTGATACCTTGGAGAAGGAGAACGTAAGCTTCGACGGTATCGTTGAGCGCGTAAAGAATATGCTGGAAGACATCCAGAAGAATATCTTCGAGAAGGCTCGTGCTTACCGTGATGCTCACGTTTATGAGTGCGACAACTACGAGGAGTTCAAGAAGCGTGTGAAGGACGGTGGTTTCTTCCTCTGCCATTGGGACGGTACAGCCGAGACCGAGGCTAAGATTAAGGAAGAGACTCAGGCTACCATCCGCTGCGTGCCTTTCGCTTACGAGCAGACTCCAGGTGTAGATATGGTAAGCGGCAAGCCAGCTGTAGCCCGTGTCATCATCGCAAGAAGCTATTAA
- a CDS encoding helix-turn-helix domain-containing protein has translation MKITDNIIIYEAHEFPQLLMQPFYSDYVGIVICHQGMFRFCVDGTSFVASEGETVFLSKGVMFHVQETGKNLKYTLLFYRAEQIRHMLGNTVVTMRLYATIYPKPCHVRTTGYEDMLTSYALMLRKLELEKEKSGELDAYCVHEQKLLLMAVTYRLCSIFSASFKAAGKEMERKIAIFESLVLLIEKNYMRERSVAFYADELCLTPKYLSVLVKSVCGQTVQQLLFKAMIRRSIYLMKNTTKTIQQIANELSFPNASAFGTFFKKHTGLSPKHYRNWEEGMNRDFILYL, from the coding sequence ATGAAAATAACAGATAATATCATCATATATGAGGCTCATGAGTTTCCTCAGCTGTTGATGCAGCCTTTCTACTCCGACTATGTCGGAATCGTAATCTGTCATCAGGGGATGTTCCGTTTCTGTGTAGACGGAACATCCTTTGTTGCATCTGAGGGTGAAACCGTTTTCCTCTCCAAAGGAGTGATGTTTCATGTGCAGGAAACGGGCAAGAACCTCAAATATACCCTTCTTTTTTACCGTGCTGAACAGATTCGTCACATGTTGGGTAATACCGTGGTTACCATGCGTCTTTATGCTACGATTTATCCCAAACCCTGCCATGTCAGGACGACGGGCTATGAGGATATGCTCACTTCCTATGCCCTGATGCTGAGGAAACTGGAGTTGGAAAAAGAGAAGAGTGGTGAACTGGATGCATATTGTGTGCATGAGCAGAAACTGTTACTGATGGCTGTTACGTATCGTTTGTGCAGCATCTTCTCGGCATCGTTCAAGGCTGCCGGCAAGGAGATGGAACGGAAGATTGCCATCTTTGAGTCGCTGGTGCTGCTGATAGAGAAGAACTATATGCGTGAGCGCAGTGTGGCTTTCTATGCAGACGAACTCTGTCTTACACCGAAATATCTGTCGGTACTGGTCAAGTCGGTTTGCGGTCAGACGGTCCAGCAGTTGCTTTTCAAGGCGATGATCCGTCGCAGTATCTACCTGATGAAGAACACCACGAAGACGATACAGCAGATAGCCAATGAACTCAGTTTTCCCAATGCTTCAGCCTTCGGAACCTTCTTCAAGAAACATACCGGTCTGTCGCCTAAGCATTACCGTAATTGGGAAGAGGGAATGAACCGAGATTTCATCCTATATCTATAA
- the mtgA gene encoding monofunctional biosynthetic peptidoglycan transglycosylase: MILKKIKNIVKWVVVLFFSTTILAVVAYRFIPVYVTPLMFIRCFQQVADGESITLHHHWVSMDKISPHMPVAVMASEDARFLKHHGFDFNAIESAAKNNARGGKVHGASTISQQTAKNVFLWPGRSWTRKGFEVYFTFLIEMMWSKQRIMEVYLNSIEMGPGIYGVDAVAEYHFDKKAKDLFRGECALIAATLPNPRKFSSLHPSAYMKKRQRQIEHQMRFIPTFPREGEDFDPGTAVGGYRGK, from the coding sequence ATGATTTTGAAGAAAATCAAGAATATAGTAAAATGGGTGGTGGTGCTGTTTTTCAGTACCACCATTCTTGCTGTAGTGGCATATAGGTTCATTCCTGTATATGTCACTCCTCTGATGTTTATCCGATGCTTCCAGCAAGTAGCTGATGGAGAGAGTATTACCCTGCATCATCATTGGGTTTCGATGGATAAGATTTCGCCTCACATGCCAGTGGCGGTAATGGCGAGCGAAGATGCGAGATTCCTGAAGCATCACGGTTTCGACTTCAATGCCATCGAGAGTGCGGCGAAGAATAATGCACGTGGTGGAAAGGTGCATGGAGCCAGTACCATCAGTCAGCAGACTGCTAAGAATGTCTTCCTGTGGCCTGGCCGTTCATGGACCCGCAAGGGATTTGAAGTCTACTTTACCTTCCTCATCGAAATGATGTGGAGCAAGCAGCGCATCATGGAGGTTTATCTCAACAGCATTGAGATGGGACCGGGTATCTATGGTGTGGATGCGGTTGCAGAATATCATTTCGACAAGAAAGCGAAAGATCTGTTTCGTGGCGAGTGTGCGCTGATAGCAGCTACACTTCCTAATCCGCGCAAATTCAGTTCGCTGCATCCTAGCGCTTATATGAAGAAGCGCCAGCGACAGATAGAACATCAGATGAGATTTATCCCTACCTTCCCTCGTGAGGGCGAAGATTTCGACCCAGGCACGGCTGTGGGAGGATATAGGGGGAAGTAA